In Palaemon carinicauda isolate YSFRI2023 chromosome 21, ASM3689809v2, whole genome shotgun sequence, the following proteins share a genomic window:
- the tst gene encoding superkiller complex protein 2 → MTEPLPVFHQGNMGSQGGLIGLPPVLPTLKEKLEEYLSPEDLPIHDPIYSYKWFPRIPDPTRLFSVSVNPASTSVLVERDPATGEITGLREIWNKDAGATAKNSLSMGRAPGPLEEVVRGSSTNYPFWPGGFPEPDLGKSKSVQEEFSSDFSNLLTKHPKLSRGMVFEKESEPEEVKPVEESKKELVVNLTDILKLDDNDLEIFSETEDKPSGKTLTLTLEDLNEEDESMVKGFTIESAPPKKDEFVLNITDAPRTSHFERKEKSTEWAEHINVNEPVDDFSSQIPNPACTYPFELDTFQKQAILHLEKRNCVFVAAHTSAGKTVVAEYAIALTLRNMTRAVYTSPIKALSNQKYKDFKVKYDDVGLLTGDIQINPKASCLIMTTEILQSMLYNGSDLIRDLEWVIFDEVHYINNAERGHVWEEVLIMLPATVNIVLLSATVPNTIEFADWIGRIKKRKIYVISTTKRPVPLEHFLYTGTGGKTKDDRFLLVDANGNFITKGYNDAVTSKTDRLKKGQQPQGPKQGRQFMGDKQEKNMWIGLLDHLSRRELLPVVAFTLSKKRCDSNASQLLSQDLTTQREKGEIYTFIKKCTDKLPKSDRELPQVIYMKELLSKGIGVHHSGILPILKEVVEMLFARGLVKLLFATETFAMGVNMPARCVVFDSTRKHDGMAFRDLLPSEYIQMAGRAGRRGLDTTGTVIILCKVEVPEMSDLHRMMLGRPTKLESQFKLTYSMILNILRVESLSVQDMLKRSFSEATMMRNQSKYESELKDYEDKLSKEPDFECMMCQDIEKYYVASKEFTEQRKFVYKLIMGFPGALKVLAPGRIVIISHGNYQFYLACLLKLDPKDKSKLTVFILKDSKDNVKLTPEEIKIQECLIASQEKIKVLEETSEHDFLEINAEDIVAITNKHIKIDGDKVIDNIKKRQIPRFKSDPPSQSVMDVMKEMQRLNESGGETLTYLNLISDLGIKEIGAVSDIHRMGIYKSRVDELTCLECTQFREHFGMTYTKLHLREEIGRLKFLMSEEALQLHPEYQMKIEVLKSLGYIQDNLALTLKGRVACEMGNHELTITELVVDNLVTEKPCDLIAALLSCMVFQQKNCSDPALTPELKKGMQEFKNVAKRIGETQKECGLKEAVGDYVDQYNFGLIEVVYKWAHGVSFKDIMELTDVQEGIVVKCIQRLDEVLKDVRNAGRITGDVRLQEKMMEASTAIKRDIVFTPSLYTQ, encoded by the coding sequence GCAACATGGGCAGCCAAGGGGGTTTAATTGGCTTGCCTCCAGTTTTGCCAACACTAAAGGAGAAGCTGGAGGAGTATCTATCACCTGAAGACCTGCCAATACATGACCCAATATATTCTTACAAGTGGTTCCCTAGAATCCCAGATCCAACACGCCTCTTTAGTGTCTCTGTAAACCCCGCGAGCACCTCGGTTTTGGTCGAGAGAGATCCGGCAACGGGAGAAATTACCGGACTGAGAGAAATTTGGAACAAAGATGCAGGAGCCACGGCTAAGAATTCTCTCTCGATGGGCAGAGCTCCGGGTCCTCTCGAAGAAGTGGTCAGGGGTTCTTCTACTAACTATCCCTTCTGGCCTGGAGGGTTTCCCGAACCAGATCTCGGAAAGAGTAAATCTGTCCAGGAAGAATTCAGTTCGGATTTTAGTAACTTATTAACGAAACATCCTAAGCTGTCTCGTGGAATGGTGTTTGAAAAAGAGAGTGAACCGGAGGAAGTAAAGCCAGTCGAAGAAAGCAAGAAGGAGTTAGTAGTCAATTTAACAGACATTCTTAAGTTGGATGACAATGATCTTGAAATTTTCAGTGAAACAGAAGACAAACCCTCGGGTAAAACTCTCACGCTTACTCTAGAAGATTTGAACGAAGAAGATGAATCTATGGTGAAGGGTTTCACAATAGAGTCGGCACCCCCAAAGAAGGACGAGTTTGTGTTGAATATAACCGACGCTCCAAGGACTTCTCATTTTGAGAGGAAAGAGAAGAGCACAGAGTGGGCAGAACATATTAACGTTAACGAACCAGTAGATGACTTTAGCTCGCAAATTCCAAATCCAGCTTGTACATATCCATTTGAACTGGACACCTTCCAGAAACAAGCCATATTACACTTAGAGAAACGGAACTGCGTTTTTGTCGCTGCTCACACGTCGGCGGGTAAAACGGTCGTTGCCGAATATGCCATTGCTTTAACCTTGAGGAACATGACGCGGGCTGTTTATACGTCTCCCATCAAGGCCCTCTCGAATCAGAAGTACAAGGATTTCAAGGTTAAATACGACGATGTTGGTTTGTTGACCGGAGACATTCAGATTAACCCGAAGGCTTCGTGTCTCATCATGACGACTGAAATTCTGCAGTCGATGCTTTATAACGGCAGTGACCTGATCAGAGATTTAGAGTGGGTCATTTTTGATGAAGTTCATTACATAAACAATGCTGAGAGAGGTCATGTTTGGGAAGAGGTGCTTATTATGCTTCCAGCCACAGTAAACATTGTTCTCCTTTCAGCCACCGTGCCAAATACCATAGAATTTGCAGACTGGATCGGAAGGATTAAGAAGAGGAAGATATACGTCATCAGCACTACAAAGCGCCCCGTACCTCTGGAACACTTTTTGTACACTGGCACCGGAGGCAAGACGAAGGACGATCGGTTCCTTCTGGTCGATGCTAACGGGAATTTCATCACCAAGGGTTACAACGACGCTGTCACTTCTAAAACGGATAGACTGAAGAAGGGCCAGCAGCCGCAAGGACCAAAACAAGGAAGACAGTTCATGGGGGACAAGCAAGAGAAAAATATGTGGATAGGTCTGCTCGACCATCTGAGCAGAAGGGAGCTCCTTCCCGTCGTTGCCTTCACTTTGTCGAAGAAAAGGTGCGATAGCAACGCGAGTCAGCTGTTGAGTCAGGATCTGACTACTCAACGAGAGAAGGGAGAAATTTATACCTTCATCAAAAAATGCACCGACAAGCTGCCAAAGTCCGACAGGGAATTACCTCAGGTGATTTACATGAAAGAGCTTCTTTCCAAAGGTATCGGGGTCCATCACAGCGGTATACTTCCTATATTAAAGGAGGTCGTTGAGATGTTGTTTGCCAGGGGATTAGTGAAGCTCCTTTTTGCCACAGAAACGTTTGCTATGGGGGTGAACATGCCAGCAAGATGCGTAGTTTTTGATTCTACCAGAAAGCACGATGGAATGGCCTTCAGGGATCTATTGCCAAGCGAATACATCCAGATGGCTGGTCGTGCCGGCAGGAGAGGTCTAGACACCACTGGCACCGTTATCATATTATGTAAAGTCGAAGTACCGGAAATGTCGGATCTGCACCGCATGATGCTCGGCAGGCCTACAAAGCTGGAATCTCAATTTAAACTGACGTACTCTATGATCTTGAACATTCTACGTGTGGAAAGTCTTAGTGTTCAAGACATGTTGAAGAGATCCTTTTCAGAAGCTACCATGATGAGGAACCAGAGTAAATACGAGAGTGAGCTCAAAGATTATGAAGATAAGTTGAGTAAAGAACCAGATTTTGAATGCATGATGTGTCAGGACATAGAAAAATATTATGTAGCGTCCAAGGAATTTACCGAGCAGCGTAAATTTGTTTACAAACTAATCATGGGATTTCCCGGTGCTCTTAAAGTGCTTGCCCCTGGTAGGATTGTCATTATCTCCCATGGAAACTATCAGTTTTACTTGGCATGTTTGTTAAAACTGGATCCAAAGGACAAGAGTAAACTGACAGTGTTTATTCTCAAAGATTCTAAAGATAACGTCAAGTTGACACCTGAGGAAATCAAAATTCAGGAGTGCCTTATAGCTAGTCAGGAGAAGATAAAAGTTTTGGAAGAAACGTCTGAACATGACTTTTTGGAAATAAATGCGGAGGATATTGTTGCCATAACCAACAAGCATATCAAGATTGACGGGGATAAGGTAATCGATAATATAAAGAAACGTCAGATACCCCGCTTCAAGTCCGACCCACCGTCGCAGTCTGTCATGGACGTCATGAAAGAGATGCAGCGATTGAATGAGTCCGGTGGGGAAACCCTGACTTATCTTAACTTGATAAGTGATCTTGGTATTAAGGAAATAGGCGCAGTTTCGGACATTCATCGTATGGGAATCTATAAATCTCGAGTTGACGAGTTAACTTGTCTTGAATGTACACAATTCAGAGAACATTTTGGCATGACGTACACAAAGTTACACCTCAGGGAGGAGATCGGTCGACTCAAGTTCCTCATGTCCGAAGAAGCGTTACAATTGCATCCCGAATATCAGATGAAGATTGAAGTTCTGAAATCCCTTGGTTATATCCAGGATAATCTCGCCCTCACTCTCAAGGGTCGCGTCGCATGCGAGATGGGCAACCACGAGTTGACCATCACGGAACTGGTGGTGGACAATCTCGTGACGGAGAAGCCCTGCGACTTGATAGCCGCCCTCCTGTCTTGTATGGTCTTCCAGCAGAAGAACTGTAGTGATCCTGCTTTAACCCCTGAACTCAAGAAGGGAATGCAGGAGTTCAAGAATGTGGCGAAACGTATCGGTGAAACGCAGAAGGAGTGTGGATTGAAAGAGGCTGTTGGCGACTATGTAGATCAGTATAATTTTGGGTTAATCGAAGTCGTGTATAAGTGGGCACATGGAGTGTCTTTCAAGGACATTATGGAGTTGACGGACGTCCAAGAAGGAATAGTAGTAAAGTGCATTCAACGCTTAGATGAGGTATTAAAGGATGTTAGGAATGCAGGGAGAATAACGGGCGATGTCAGGCTCCAGGAAAAAATGATGGAAGCCTCTACTGCCATCAAAAGGGATATTGTTTTCACACCTAGTTTGTATACACAGTAA